From the genome of Aphelocoma coerulescens isolate FSJ_1873_10779 chromosome 26, UR_Acoe_1.0, whole genome shotgun sequence, one region includes:
- the MYOG gene encoding myogenin, translating into MAPSSWRGEREQPSPSRAHVPEPPMELFETNPYFFPEQRFYDGENFLGSRLQAYEPAAFPERAEAALCAEGRVALEDKEALAEHCPGQCLPWACKVCKRKSVSMDRRRAATLREKRRLKKVNEAFEALKRSTLLNPNQRLPKVEILRSAIQYIERLQSLLSSLNQQERDQRDLRFRPAAAPPAAASECGSGSSSCSPEWSSQLEFGTNPADHLLADEAAEERNLHSLSSIVESIAVEDVAVTFPEERGQN; encoded by the exons ATGGCACCAAGCAGTTGGCGCGGGGAGAGGGAGCAGCCGTCCCCGAGCCGCGCGCACGTCCCCGAGCCGCCCATGGAGCTCTTCGAGACCAACCCGTACTTCTTCCCGGAGCAGAGGTTTTACGATGGGGAAAACTTTCTGGGCTCCCGCTTGCAGGCCTACGAGCCCGCGGCGTTCCCCGAGCGCGCCGAGGCGGCCCTGTGCGCCGAGGGCAGGGTGGCTCTGGAGGACAAGGAGGCGCTGGCCGAGCACTGTCCCGGGCAGTGCCTGCCCTGGGCCTGCAAGGTGTGCAAGAGGAAATCGGTGTCCATGGACCGGCGGCGCGCGGCCACGCTGCGGGAGAAGCGGCGCCTCAAGAAGGTGAACGAGGCGTTCGAGGCTCTGAAGCGCAGCACCCTCCTGAACCCCAACCAGCGGCTGCCCAAGGTGGAGATCCTGCGCAGCGCCATCCAGTACATCGAGCGCCTGCAGAGCCTGCTCAGCTCCCTCAaccagcaggagcgggaccagCGGGACCTGCGATTCCGgcccgccgcggccccgcccgcc GCAGCCAGCGAGTGCGGGTCcggcagctcctcctgcagccccgaGTGGAGCAGCCAGCTGGAGTTCGGCACCAACCCTGCAG ATCACCTCCTGGCCGACGAGGCAGCCGAGGAGCGCAACCTGCACTCGCTGTCTTCCATCGTGGAGAGCATTGCCGTGGAGGACGTGGCCGTGACGTTCCCGGAGGAGCGGGGTCAAAACTGA